The window CCCGCATCTACGTCGGCGTGCACTACCCGGCCGACATCGTCGGCGCCGCCGCCTTCGCCGGGATCGCGGTCGGTGCGGTGGCGCTGGCGGCCCGGTCCGGTCCCGTCGCGCGGCTGCTGGCGACCCGCTTCCCGGTCGACGCCCGGGCGGCGTAGGAGGACCCGACCGGGTCCGGGATCATCGGCGGCGTGACCGCCCCCGAGCACTCCCCGCCGCCCATCGACCTGCCCACCGTGGCCGCGGCCGCCGACCGCGCACTGAACCGGGTCGCCGAGCTCGTCCGCGGCATCCCCGAGCAGAGTGATCAGGCGCTGCCGGAGTGGACGATCGCGCAGACCGCGGCCCACCTGACGGGCGTCGTCGGTGCGTACATCGACATCGCCGCCGGCCAGGGCTCGCCGTACACCGACATCCGCAACGTGGCGGCGACGAACACCGAGCTGCTCGCCCGCGTCACCGACCGGACGCCGTTCCTGCTCGCGGAGCAGATCCAGGCGTTGCGGCCGGCGCTGGCCGCGGCGATCGGCGACGAGCCGGACGGCTACCGCCCCGGCCACGAGGGCGTCCCGCTGCTGCGGTCGACGGCGGTGGCGCGGATTCTCGGGGAGGCGGTGGTCCACGGCTGGGACATCGCGACGGCCGCGCAGCGCATGTGGTGGATCGAGCCGTCCGACGCGGCGCTGATCTTCCGCTCGTTCCTGCCGTTCCTGCCTCGGTTCGTCCACCCGGAGAACGCCCACGGGGTGAACGCGCGCTTCGACGTCCGCGTCCGGAAGTTCCCCGAGGCGCGAGCGGTGTTCGCGTTCCGGGACGGGCACCTGACCGTGGAGGCCGAGCCGCAGGGCCGGGTGGACTGCACGATCGTCGGTGCGCCCGCGTCGATGATCCTCGTGATCCACCGCCGGATCGGCCTGTGGAATCCGATCTCGCGGGGGCAGATGGTGGCCTGGGGGACCAAACCGTGGCTCGCGTTCCGCCTGGTGAGCCTGTTCGACCCACCCTGACCGATAAGATCTCCGGGTTGTCGGCCCGCGGATCGGGCCAGCCCCGCCAGCCTGGAGTGTGCCGTGTCGCGTCGTCTGTTCACCTCGGAATCCGTCACCGAGGGCCACCCGGACAAGATCGCGGACCAGATCAGTGACTCCATCCTCGACGCCCTCCTCAAGGAGGACCCGCGCAGCCGGGTCGCCGTCGAGACCTTGATCACCACCGGCCAGGTCCACGTCGCGGGTGAGGTCACGACCCAGGGCTACGCCGACATCCCGACGATCGTCCGCGACCGTGTCCTGGAGATCGGCTACGACTCGTCCAAGAAGGGCTTCGACGGCGCGTCCTGCGGCGTCTCGGTCTCGATCGGCTCGCAGTCGCCCGACATCGCGCAGGGCGTCGACGCGGCCTACGAGGCCCGTGAGGGCGAGGGCACCGACGAGCTCGACAAGCAGGGCGCCGGCGACCAGGGCCTGATGTTCGGTTACGCCTGCGACGACACCCCCGAGTTCATGCCGCTGCCGATCCAGCTCGCTCACCGGCTCTCGCAGCGCCTGACCGCCGTCCGCAAGTCGGGCACGGTTCCCTACCTGCGTCCGGACGGCAAGACCCAGGTCACCATCGAGTACGACGGCGACCGTCCCGTCCGCCTCGACACCGTCGTCGTCTCCTCGCAGCACGCCGACGACATCGACCTCAAGACCCTGCTCGCGCCGGACGTCGCCGACCACGTCGTCGCCCCCGAGCTCGCGAACATCGACATCGACACCGCCGGCTACCGCCTGCTGGTCAACCCGACCGGCAAGTTCGTCGTCGGTGGTCCGATGGGTGACGCCGGTCTGACCGGCCGCAAGATCATCGTCGACACCTACGGCGGCATGGCCCGGCACGGTGGTGGCGCGTTCTCCGGCAAGGACCCGTCCAAGGTCGACCGCTCCGCCGCCTACGCGATGCGCTGGGTCGCGAAGAACGTCGTCGCGGCCGGGCTCGCCCGCCGCTGCGAGGTCCAGGTCGCCTACGCCATCGGCAAGGCGCACCCGGTCGGTGTCTTCGTCGAGACCTTCGGCACCGAGAGCGTCGACCCGGCCAAGATCCAGTCGGCCGTCACGACCGTGTTCGACCTGCGTCCGGCCGCGATCATCCGCGACCTCGACCTGCTCCGCCCGATCTACACGCCGACCGCGGCGTACGGGCACTTCGGCCGCGACCTCCCGGACTTCACCTGGGAGCGCACCGACCGCGTCGACGCCCTCCGCAGCGCCTGCGGCGTCTGACGCAACTCCGGCGGCCGCGTCCCGCCTCGTGAAAACAGTGTGAAAAAAGGGTGACACCCCTTACTGCGCAGTAAGGGGTGTCACCCTTTTTTGACGCCGGGTTCTGACGGCGGGCGCGTCAGGGCGCGAGGCCCTTCGCCTGCTGGTTCTGCCAGCGGGAGTTGCGGCGGAACTCGGTCTGCTTCGGATCGACGCCGAGGAACGCGGACGCGGCGTAGGCGTCGTCTAGCAGGTGCCAGCGCAGCCAGGCGGTGAGGTACCCGAGGTACCCGCTCCGGTTCCGCTGGATCGCGAGGTGGTCAGCGCCGCGCAGGACGCCGAGCGCGCCGTGCGGGACGCGTTGGTAGTAGCCGCGTAGGCCCCCCGGCGTGGAGATCAGGCCGTCGGTTCCGCCGCCGAGGAAGAACGTCGGGGTCGTCAGGTCCGAGACGGAGAACCGGCCGCGGCGCTCGACGTAGCGGGCGTCCGGCAGGTTGATCGGGACGACGGTGTCGACGAGTCCGCCGGAGCCGTTGGCGGCGTTGATCGCGCCGCCGGCGCCCTGCGAGTGGCCCAGGGTCCCGACCCGCGTCGGGTCGAGGACGCCGAAGAACGGACTGGTCCCGTCGAGGTTCGCGCCCAGCAGGTGGCGCAGCGCCGCGAGCATCGTGCGGCCGTCGGCCTGCTGGGTGTCGGACGACCCGATGACGACGAAGCCCCACGACGCGAGGTGGCGGAACACCCCGCCGTACTGGTCGGGCGTCGCGTTGGTCCCGTTGCCCCAGACCAGGATCGGGTGCCGCGTCCCGTCGCGCCCGAGCGCGCGCGGGTGGGCGATGGAGAACGACAGCCCGTCGGGGATCGCGACCTCGCTGGTGGTGACCGCCCACGGTCCGGTGGCCCGGTACCGGTCCTCGACCGGAGATCGCGGCTCGACCTCCACCGACGGGGGCGACGACGGCGACGACGAGGGCGCCGGAACGGCGACGCCCGTGGCGATGACCGGCCCGGCGACCGCCAGGGCCAATCCGAACGTGAGCATCCGCGCAGCGCGCGGCAGAGACCGTTGCGGAGACAGCGGCACCTGATCCCCCCCGAGATCACCGACCGCCGCCGTTTCTAGCAGCGATCGCGGGTGCGCGGGCCGGATTCCGCCCGATCGGCGCTGACCGTTCGGGAAGGCCGACCTTTCCACAGGGCCCGCCGGGGAGGTGGGGGATCTCTGGTAGGACAGGCGGGTGAGCTCCGGAGGGGGACCGCCCGAGGCGGCGGTCGAGCAGCTGGAGCTCGTGCGCGAGACCGCGCGCCGCACCACGAAGTCGGTCCGGAAGAAAGAACGTGAGCCCGCCCCGGTCGCCGCGGACCGGCCGGTCGCGCGCGTCGCCGTCGACGTCCCGTTCCCGCACCTGGACCGGCCGTTCGACTACCTCGTCCCCGCCGAGCTCGACGCGGACGCCGTGCCCGGGGCGCGCGTGCGTGTCCGGTTCGCCGGCCAGCTCGTCGACGGGTTCGTCCTCGCGCGGGAGGACCGCAGCGAGCACACCGGCTCGCTGGCCCGCCTGCCCAAGGTCGTGTCGCCGGAACCGGTGCTCGCCCCGGAGATCGCGGATCTCGCCCGGGCCGTGGCGAACCGCTACGCCGGCACGGTCGCGGACGTCCTGCGCCTCGCCGTCCCGCCCCGGCACGCCCGCGTCGAGGCCGAGCCGCCCCCGGAGCGAATCCGGCCCGCCGGCGGCCTCGACCCCGGGCCCTGGGAGGCCTATCCGGACGGGGAGACGTTCCTGGCCGCCCTGGCCGACGGCCGCCCCGCCCGCGCCGTCTGGGCCGCCCTGCCGGGTGCACCGTGGGCCCCGGCCGTCGCGGCGGCGGTCGCGGCCACCCTCGCGGGCGGGCGCGGGGCGCTGGTCGTCGTGCCGGACGCCCGCGACCTGGCGCGCCTGGGCGCCGCTCTGGACGCCGCCCTCGGGCCCGGCGGCCACCTCGAGCTCACCGCGGACCTCGGGCCGGCCGAGCGGTACCGCCGCTGGCTCGCGGTCCGCCGCGGGGCCGCCCGTGCGGTGATCGGGACGCGCGCCGCGATGTTCGCCCCCGTCGCCGACCTGGGCCTCGTCGTCGTCTGGGACGACGGGGACGACCTGCACGCCGAGCCCCGGGCCCCGTACCCGCACGTGCGGGAGGTGCTGTGCCTGCGGGCGCATCTCGCGGGCGCCGCGGCGCTGATCGGCGGGTACGCCGTGACGGCGGAGGGCGCCGCGCTGGTGGAGACCGGGTGGGCCCGGTCCCTGGCCGCGCCCCGGGAGATCGTGCGGGCCCGCGGCCCCCGCGTCGCGCCGGCCGGCACCGACACCGACCTGGAGCGCGACCCCGCCGCCCGGGCCGCCCGGCTGCCCAGCGTCGCCTGGCAGACCGCGCGCGCGGCCCTGGCCAACGGGCCCGTGCTGCTGCAGGTGCCCCGGCGCGGGTACCTGCCGATCCTCGCCTGCGTCCGCTGCCGGGAGGTCGCGCGCTGCCGGGCCTGCTCGGGGCCGCTGGGGCTGGCCGCGGGGGAGCGCAGCGCAACCTGCCGGCTGTGCGCCCAGCCGGCCGAGGAGTGGGCGTGCCCGGCCTGCGGGGCGACGGCCTTCCGCTCCGTCGTGGTCGGGGTCGCGCGGACGGCCGAGGAGATCGGTCGCGCGTTCCCCAACGTGCCCGTCCGGCACTCGAGCGCCGACGGCACCGTGTTGGCCGCCGTCGACGACACCCCGGCGCTGATCCTTGCGACGCCCGGCGCGGAGCCCGAGGCTGCGCACGGCTACGCCGCGGCCCTGCTGCTCGACGGCGATGCCCTGCTCGCCCGTGCCGACCTCCGTGCCGCGGAGGAGGCCGTGCGCCGGTGGGCCAACGCGGCCGCGCTGGTGCGCCCCGGCGGGCACGTCGTGCTGATGGCCGACCCCGCCGCCCCGGCCGTGCAGGCGTTGGTCCGTTGGGACCCGTTCGGCTTCGCCGAGCGGGAACTGACGGATCGTCAGGCACTGGGCTTCCCGCCCGCCGTCCGGCTCGCGGTCCTCACCGGTCCGGCGGCCGCGATCTCCGAGCTGCTCGAGGCGGCGCGGCTGCCCGCCGCGGCGTCCCAACTCGGCCCGGTCCCGACCGGCCGCGACGGGACCGACGACGCCGCCCGGGCCGTCGTGCGCGTCCCCCGGGCCTCGGGGAGTGAGCTCGCCGCCGCCCTGCGGGCCGGCGCCGGGGTCCGGAGTGCCCGCAAGGCCGCCGGGTCCGTGCGGATCCAGATCGACCCCGCCGCCCTCGGCTGACCCCGTCGCGCGGCACCTAGACTGACGGCGGCCCTCCGCACCAACAGAATCGGGAGCTCCACCGCGTGGCGATCCAGCCCATCCGCCTGTTCGGCGACCCCGTCCTCCGCACCCCGGCGGCCCCGGTCACCGAGTTCGATCGCGAGCTCCGGCAGCTGGTCGCGGACCTGACCGACACCATGCAGGACGCCCCCGGCGTCGGCCTCGCCGCGCCCCAGATCGGCGTCGGCCTGCGCGTGTTCACGTACTGGGTGGACAACGAGCTCGGGCACCTGATCAACCCCGTCCTCGACCTCTCCGACGAGGAGCAGGACGGCGAGGAGGGCTGCCTCTCGATCCCCGGTCTGAGCTTCCCGACGACGCGGGCGCTGCGGGTCGTCGCGAAGGGGCAGAACATGTACGGGGAGCCGGTCGAGCTCGTCGGCTCCCATCTGCTGGCGCGGTGCGTCCAGCACGAGACCGACCACCTCGACGGCATCCTGTTCGTCGACCGCCTGGACGACGAGACCCGCCGCGCCGCGCTGCGGGCGATCCGGGAGTCCGCGTGGGCCGACGAGGCTCCGCCCCAGATCAGGATCTCGCCGCACGCCACCGCCGGCCGCGCGACCTGACGGCGCCTCATGCGTCTGGTCTTCGCCGGCACCCCTGAGGTCGCGCTCCCCAGCCTGCGCGCGCTGCTCGACTCGAATCACGACGTCGTCGCCGTCGTGACCCGGCCCGACGCCCCGACCGGGCGCGGCCGCGCGTTGCGTCCCAGCCCGGTCGCGGAGCTCGCGGGCGAGGCGGGGCTGGAGATTCTGCGGCCGCCCTCGCCGAAGGATCCCGAGTTCCTCGCGCGGCTCGAGCAGATCGCGCCGGACTGCGCGCCGGTCGTCGCCTACGGCGGCCTGCTGCCCGACGACGCGCTCGCGATCCCGCCGCACGGTTGGGTCAACCTGCACTTCTCCCTGCTGCCCGCGTGGCGCGGCGCCGCTCCGGTGCAGCGGGCCGTGCTCGCCGGCGACGAGATCACCGGCGCGACGACCTTCCGGATCGTCCGTGAGCTCGACGCCGGGCCGGTCTTCGGCGTCCTCACCGAGACGATCCGGCCGACCGACACCAGCGGCGACCTGCTCGGCCGCCTCGCTGACGCCGGAGCCGGGCTGTTGCTCGCCACCCTCGACGGCATCGAGGCGGGGACGGTCGACGCCGTGCCCCAGCCGGCCGACGGCGTCTCCCTCGCGCCGAAGCTGAACCCGGCCGACGCCGAGGTCGACTGGCGTGCGCCGGCGATGCACGTCGACCGGCTCATCCGCGCGTGCACCCCGGCCCCGGCGGCGTGGACGATCTTCCGCGGAGAGCGCCTGCGCCTCGGCCCCGTGACGCTCCGTCAGGACAGCCGCGGCCTCGCGCCGGGCGAGCTGCTCGTCGAGAAGAACGGGGTGCTCGTCGGTACCGGGACCCACGGTGTCGCCCTCGGCGACGTGACCGCGCCGGGCAAGAAGCCGATGCGCGCCGCCGACTGGGCGCGCGGCGCCCGCCCGACCTCCGGGGAGCTGCTCGGCGGCGAGGCGTCGTGAACGACGACCCCCGCGGCCGATCACGGCGGGGCGGCCGACCGGCATCGCGCTCCGGCGACCGTCCGCGCTCGGCCCCACGCAGCCCGCGGAACGAGCCGGCCGACCCCGCTCGCCGGGCCGCGCTCGACCTCCTGCGCGCGGTCGCCGATCGCGACGCCTACGCCAACCTCGTCCTGCCCGGCCTGCTCCGCGAGCGCGGGCTGACCGGCCGCGACGCCGCGTTCGCGACCGAGCTCGGCTACGGCACGCTGCGCGCGCAGGGCACCTACGACGCGGTCCTCGCGGCCTGCGTCGACCGTCCGCTCGAGAAGCTCGACCCCGGCGTCGTCGAGGTCCTGCGACTCGGTGCGCACCAGCTGCTCGGCCTGCAGACGCCGCCGCACGCCGCGGTCTCGGCGACGGTGGCGTTGTGCCGCGCCGCCGTCGGGCCCGGTCCGGCCGGCCTCGTGAACGCGGTGCTGCGCAAGGTCTCCGCCCGCGACCTCGACGCCTGGGTCACCGAGCTCGGTCCGGCCCGTGACGCCGACCCGGCCGGCCACCTCGCCCTGCGGCACGCACACCCGCGCTGGGTGATCTCCGCCGTCGCGGACGCGCTCGGTGCGGGGGGCCGGGCCGACTGGGACGAGGTCGAGGCCGCGCTCGCCGCGAACAACGCCCCGCCGCGGGTCACGTTGGTCGCGCGCCCCGGTCGGGCCACCGTCGACGACCTCGTCGCCACCGGAGCGCAAGCCGCCCCGTACTCGCGGGTCGGCGCGATCCTCCCCGGGGGCGACCCGGGCGGGCTCGCGCTCGTCCGCTCCGGGGCGGCCGGGGTCCAGGACGAGGGCAGCCAGCTCGTCACCCTCGCTCTCGCCGACGCGCCCCTCGACGGCCCCGACGCCCGCTGGCTGGACCTGTGCGCCGGCCCCGGCGGCAAGGCCGCGCTGCTGGCCGGGCTGGCCGGCGAACGCGGCGCCCGCCTCGTGGCCGCCGAGGTCGCCCCGCACCGCGCCCGCCTGGTCGCCGCCGCGCTCGGGAGCGAGCGCGCCGCGGCCCCCGTGGTCGCCGACGGCCGCGCCCCGGCCTGGCCCGCGGACACCTTCGACCGCGTCCTCGTCGACGCCCCCTGCACCGGCCTGGGCGCCCTGCGCCGCCGCCCGGAGAGCCGGTGGCGCCGCGAGCCCGGCGACGTCGGCCGGCTGTTCGACCTCCAGCGCGAACTCCTGCTGTCGGCGATCGGCTCCGCCCGGCCCGGCGGGCTCATCGCCTACGTCACCTGCTCCCCGCACCCGGGGGAGACCCGCGGAGTCGTCGCCGCCGCCGTCGCCGACTCGGCGCGGGCGGGCCGCCCCGTCGAGCCCGTCGACGCCCGGCCGCTGCTGCCCGGCGTCCCCGACCTCGCCGACGGCCCCCACGTCCAGCTCTGGCCCCACCGCCACGGCACCGACGCGATGTTCCTCGCCCTCCTCCGCCGCGTCTGACCCCGCCCCGTCATCCCGCAGGGCCCCCGTGTCGGCCCCCAGGAGGGGCGGGTACGCGGATCTGCGTAGCGGGGAGCCGATCCGGGGCGGACGCGGCAGAGCCGCGGGGGAGCGTGTCGGTGGTCAAGCCGTGGGGTCGCCTGCGCCGCAGCTGAGCGGTCGTGTTCCATTCTCCCCGTGAGTTTCGCCCGGGTCCCCAAGCGGATCCTGCTGGGGACCCCGATGCGCAGCGACAAGCTCGGGGACACCCTCCTGCGGAAGCGGGTCGGACTGGCGATCTTCGCCTCCGGCCCGCTCTCGTCGGTCGCCTACGCGCCGCAGGAGATCTTCCTCGTGCTCTCGGTCGCCGGAGCGGTGTACTTCCAGGAAGCGGTCTGGTTCGCGCTCGCGATCGGCGTCCTCATGGTCGTCGTCATCTCCTCCTACCGGCAGAGCGTGCGCGAGTACCCCGGCGGCGGCGGTGACTACGACGTCGCGATGGACAACCTCGGCCGCACCGGAGGGCTCACGGTCGCGAGCGCGCTGATCGTCGACTACATCGTCACCGTCGCGGTCTCGGTCTCCGCGGGCGTGGACAACCTCGGGGCCGCCGTCCCCTTCGTGGCCGAGCACCGCGTGCAGACGGCGATCGCGGTCATCGCCGTCCTCATGCTGCTCAACCTGCGCGGGATGGCCGAGTCCGGGTTCTGGTTCGCGATCCCGGCCTACACGTTCGTGGTCGGGGTTCTGGCCCTGATCGGCATCGGGCTGTTCCGCATCCTCGTCCTCGACGACGACGTGAAGGCGCCCAGCGCCGACTACGAGGTGGTCGCGAGCTCCGGCGAGGTCACCGGCCTCGCGCTCGCGTTCCTGGTCGTGCGCGCGTTCTGCGCCGGCGGCGTCGCGCTCGCCGGCGTCGAGCAGTCCGCGAACGGTGTCCCGGCGTTCCGCGAGCCCAAGGGGCGCAACGCTGCAAGCGTCCTGCTGTTCATGGGCGGCATGGCCATCACCATGTTCGCCGGCCTGGTCACGCTGGCGGCCCTGACGGACTTCAAGGTCGCCGACGACCCGGCCACCGAGATCCTCATCGACGGGCAGCCGGCGGGGCCGGGCTACGAGCAGGACCCGATCATCGCCCAGATGGCCGAAGCGGTCTTCGGCGACGGATCGTGGCCGTTCGTGGCCCTCGCCGTCACCACGACGCTGATCCTGTTCTTCGCCGCGAACACCTCGTTCAACGGGTTCCCCCAACTCGGGTCGATCCTCGCGCGCGACCGTTGGCTGCCGGGGCAGCTGCGCCAGCGCGGCGACCGCCTCAGCTACAGCAACAGCATCGTCGCCCTCGCCATCTCCGCGGGCCTGCTCGTCTATGTCGTCGACGCGAACGTCTCGAGCCTTGTCGGCATGTACATCGTCGCGGTCTTCATCTCACTGACGCTGGGTCAGGTCGGGCTCGCGAAGCATTGGACGACACTGCTGCGCGCCGGCACCGAAGCCGTGGCGCGCCGTCGGATGCAGCGTGACCGCGCCGTCAACGTCGTGGGGGCAGTGTTCACGGGAGCAGTCCTCGCGGTGGTCCTCGTCAGTGACTTCCTCGACGGGGCCTGGGTCGTCGTCGCTGCGGTGCCGGTGTTCTTCGCGATGATGCACAAGATCGCGAAGCACTACGACCAGTTGAACTCCGAGCTCACCCCGACCGCGGGCGGCGTCACCCTGCCCAGCCGGATCCACGGGATCGTGCTCGTCTCCAAGCTGCACACCCCGACCCTGCGCGCGCTCGCGTTCGCCCGCGCCACCCGGCCGGACACCCTCGTCGCGCTGACCGTGCAGACCTCGCCGGAGAGCACCGCCGACCTGTTGCGGGAGTGGGCCGCACACGACATCGAGGTGCCGCTCACGGTCCTCGACTCCCCGTACCGGGAGGTCACGCGCCCGGTGCTGGAGTACGTCCGCAACGTGCGCGTCGCGAGCCCGCGCGACGTCATCTGCGTCTTCGTGCCCGAGTACGTGGTCGGCAAGTGGTGGGAGCAACTGCTCCACAACCAGACCCCGCTGCGGCTCAAGGCCCGCCTGCTGTTCCAGCCGGGCGTGATGGTCACCAGCGTCCCCTGGCAGCTGGGCTCGGCCGAACAGCTCGAGGCCCGCCGGACCTACAAGCCGCGCTGATCCGGCCGGGCCCGCGCTGGGCGTTAAGAACCCGTCAGGATCCACCGCTCGCCCGCCAGGGAGCCGTCAAGGGCGGCCCGCGGGGTCGGCCCTGGGGTGTTGGTTGAGGACGTGACGCTGCTCCAGTCCCCGAAACGGCTCCTGCTCGGTTCGCCCCTGCGTTCGGACCGCCTGGGGGAGACCCTGCTGCGCAAGCGGGTCGCGCTGCCGATCTTCGCCTCCGACCCGCTGTCCTCGGTCGCGTACGCCCCGCAGGAGATCTTCCTGGTGCTGTCGGTGGCGGGAGTCACCTACTACTCGTACAGCTTCTGGTTCGCCGTCGCGGTCGCGGTCCTGATGGCGACCGTCGTCGCGTCCTACCGGCAGAACGTGCACGCCTACCCGGGCGGCGGGGGTGACTACGAGGTGGCGAGGCGCAACCTCGGGGAGGCCGGCGGTCT of the Sporichthya polymorpha DSM 43042 genome contains:
- a CDS encoding maleylpyruvate isomerase N-terminal domain-containing protein, with product MTAPEHSPPPIDLPTVAAAADRALNRVAELVRGIPEQSDQALPEWTIAQTAAHLTGVVGAYIDIAAGQGSPYTDIRNVAATNTELLARVTDRTPFLLAEQIQALRPALAAAIGDEPDGYRPGHEGVPLLRSTAVARILGEAVVHGWDIATAAQRMWWIEPSDAALIFRSFLPFLPRFVHPENAHGVNARFDVRVRKFPEARAVFAFRDGHLTVEAEPQGRVDCTIVGAPASMILVIHRRIGLWNPISRGQMVAWGTKPWLAFRLVSLFDPP
- the metK gene encoding methionine adenosyltransferase — its product is MSRRLFTSESVTEGHPDKIADQISDSILDALLKEDPRSRVAVETLITTGQVHVAGEVTTQGYADIPTIVRDRVLEIGYDSSKKGFDGASCGVSVSIGSQSPDIAQGVDAAYEAREGEGTDELDKQGAGDQGLMFGYACDDTPEFMPLPIQLAHRLSQRLTAVRKSGTVPYLRPDGKTQVTIEYDGDRPVRLDTVVVSSQHADDIDLKTLLAPDVADHVVAPELANIDIDTAGYRLLVNPTGKFVVGGPMGDAGLTGRKIIVDTYGGMARHGGGAFSGKDPSKVDRSAAYAMRWVAKNVVAAGLARRCEVQVAYAIGKAHPVGVFVETFGTESVDPAKIQSAVTTVFDLRPAAIIRDLDLLRPIYTPTAAYGHFGRDLPDFTWERTDRVDALRSACGV
- a CDS encoding alpha/beta hydrolase, translating into MLTFGLALAVAGPVIATGVAVPAPSSSPSSPPSVEVEPRSPVEDRYRATGPWAVTTSEVAIPDGLSFSIAHPRALGRDGTRHPILVWGNGTNATPDQYGGVFRHLASWGFVVIGSSDTQQADGRTMLAALRHLLGANLDGTSPFFGVLDPTRVGTLGHSQGAGGAINAANGSGGLVDTVVPINLPDARYVERRGRFSVSDLTTPTFFLGGGTDGLISTPGGLRGYYQRVPHGALGVLRGADHLAIQRNRSGYLGYLTAWLRWHLLDDAYAASAFLGVDPKQTEFRRNSRWQNQQAKGLAP
- a CDS encoding primosomal protein N', translated to MSSGGGPPEAAVEQLELVRETARRTTKSVRKKEREPAPVAADRPVARVAVDVPFPHLDRPFDYLVPAELDADAVPGARVRVRFAGQLVDGFVLAREDRSEHTGSLARLPKVVSPEPVLAPEIADLARAVANRYAGTVADVLRLAVPPRHARVEAEPPPERIRPAGGLDPGPWEAYPDGETFLAALADGRPARAVWAALPGAPWAPAVAAAVAATLAGGRGALVVVPDARDLARLGAALDAALGPGGHLELTADLGPAERYRRWLAVRRGAARAVIGTRAAMFAPVADLGLVVVWDDGDDLHAEPRAPYPHVREVLCLRAHLAGAAALIGGYAVTAEGAALVETGWARSLAAPREIVRARGPRVAPAGTDTDLERDPAARAARLPSVAWQTARAALANGPVLLQVPRRGYLPILACVRCREVARCRACSGPLGLAAGERSATCRLCAQPAEEWACPACGATAFRSVVVGVARTAEEIGRAFPNVPVRHSSADGTVLAAVDDTPALILATPGAEPEAAHGYAAALLLDGDALLARADLRAAEEAVRRWANAAALVRPGGHVVLMADPAAPAVQALVRWDPFGFAERELTDRQALGFPPAVRLAVLTGPAAAISELLEAARLPAAASQLGPVPTGRDGTDDAARAVVRVPRASGSELAAALRAGAGVRSARKAAGSVRIQIDPAALG
- the def gene encoding peptide deformylase, with protein sequence MAIQPIRLFGDPVLRTPAAPVTEFDRELRQLVADLTDTMQDAPGVGLAAPQIGVGLRVFTYWVDNELGHLINPVLDLSDEEQDGEEGCLSIPGLSFPTTRALRVVAKGQNMYGEPVELVGSHLLARCVQHETDHLDGILFVDRLDDETRRAALRAIRESAWADEAPPQIRISPHATAGRAT
- the fmt gene encoding methionyl-tRNA formyltransferase, whose product is MRLVFAGTPEVALPSLRALLDSNHDVVAVVTRPDAPTGRGRALRPSPVAELAGEAGLEILRPPSPKDPEFLARLEQIAPDCAPVVAYGGLLPDDALAIPPHGWVNLHFSLLPAWRGAAPVQRAVLAGDEITGATTFRIVRELDAGPVFGVLTETIRPTDTSGDLLGRLADAGAGLLLATLDGIEAGTVDAVPQPADGVSLAPKLNPADAEVDWRAPAMHVDRLIRACTPAPAAWTIFRGERLRLGPVTLRQDSRGLAPGELLVEKNGVLVGTGTHGVALGDVTAPGKKPMRAADWARGARPTSGELLGGEAS
- a CDS encoding RsmB/NOP family class I SAM-dependent RNA methyltransferase; the protein is MNDDPRGRSRRGGRPASRSGDRPRSAPRSPRNEPADPARRAALDLLRAVADRDAYANLVLPGLLRERGLTGRDAAFATELGYGTLRAQGTYDAVLAACVDRPLEKLDPGVVEVLRLGAHQLLGLQTPPHAAVSATVALCRAAVGPGPAGLVNAVLRKVSARDLDAWVTELGPARDADPAGHLALRHAHPRWVISAVADALGAGGRADWDEVEAALAANNAPPRVTLVARPGRATVDDLVATGAQAAPYSRVGAILPGGDPGGLALVRSGAAGVQDEGSQLVTLALADAPLDGPDARWLDLCAGPGGKAALLAGLAGERGARLVAAEVAPHRARLVAAALGSERAAAPVVADGRAPAWPADTFDRVLVDAPCTGLGALRRRPESRWRREPGDVGRLFDLQRELLLSAIGSARPGGLIAYVTCSPHPGETRGVVAAAVADSARAGRPVEPVDARPLLPGVPDLADGPHVQLWPHRHGTDAMFLALLRRV
- a CDS encoding APC family permease — encoded protein: MSFARVPKRILLGTPMRSDKLGDTLLRKRVGLAIFASGPLSSVAYAPQEIFLVLSVAGAVYFQEAVWFALAIGVLMVVVISSYRQSVREYPGGGGDYDVAMDNLGRTGGLTVASALIVDYIVTVAVSVSAGVDNLGAAVPFVAEHRVQTAIAVIAVLMLLNLRGMAESGFWFAIPAYTFVVGVLALIGIGLFRILVLDDDVKAPSADYEVVASSGEVTGLALAFLVVRAFCAGGVALAGVEQSANGVPAFREPKGRNAASVLLFMGGMAITMFAGLVTLAALTDFKVADDPATEILIDGQPAGPGYEQDPIIAQMAEAVFGDGSWPFVALAVTTTLILFFAANTSFNGFPQLGSILARDRWLPGQLRQRGDRLSYSNSIVALAISAGLLVYVVDANVSSLVGMYIVAVFISLTLGQVGLAKHWTTLLRAGTEAVARRRMQRDRAVNVVGAVFTGAVLAVVLVSDFLDGAWVVVAAVPVFFAMMHKIAKHYDQLNSELTPTAGGVTLPSRIHGIVLVSKLHTPTLRALAFARATRPDTLVALTVQTSPESTADLLREWAAHDIEVPLTVLDSPYREVTRPVLEYVRNVRVASPRDVICVFVPEYVVGKWWEQLLHNQTPLRLKARLLFQPGVMVTSVPWQLGSAEQLEARRTYKPR